One region of Salinirubrum litoreum genomic DNA includes:
- a CDS encoding ethylbenzene dehydrogenase-related protein has protein sequence MNRRNTSDRNRTRYRALAVVVACLVVATTALGPALVSARPANQIPVEDVSAAENPQTPDSAAWDTVPPVTVPLASAPSGVPNASDTSVERLKVQTARTDDRFYVRLSWPDATADRNVTGPRDYRDAVAVQLPVNTSARPPISMGSTRNMVNVWYWQAGGETEELLAGGPGTTTEYETEAVETTTGHDDGRWTVVLSRNIESDAPNRTTLAVDHDVDVAFAVWNGSQMERSGRKSVSEWYHYPLGGGPQGPPYESILWTVAGLAIVGVALVTIAAVRNPGGGEG, from the coding sequence ATGAATAGGAGAAACACCAGTGACAGAAACAGGACGCGCTACCGCGCGCTCGCGGTCGTCGTCGCCTGTCTCGTCGTGGCGACGACCGCACTCGGCCCGGCGCTCGTCTCGGCGCGCCCGGCCAACCAGATTCCGGTCGAGGACGTTTCGGCCGCGGAGAACCCACAGACACCCGACAGCGCGGCGTGGGACACCGTCCCGCCGGTGACGGTCCCGCTGGCCAGCGCACCCAGCGGCGTCCCGAACGCCTCGGACACGTCGGTCGAGCGGCTGAAGGTCCAGACCGCCCGGACCGACGACCGGTTCTACGTCCGCCTCTCGTGGCCGGACGCGACCGCCGACCGGAACGTCACGGGCCCGCGCGACTACCGGGACGCGGTGGCGGTCCAGTTACCGGTGAACACCAGCGCCAGACCACCGATCTCGATGGGGAGCACCCGGAACATGGTGAACGTCTGGTACTGGCAGGCCGGCGGGGAGACCGAGGAACTGCTCGCGGGCGGCCCCGGCACGACGACGGAGTACGAGACCGAGGCGGTCGAGACGACCACGGGACACGACGACGGCCGCTGGACGGTCGTCCTCTCGCGGAACATCGAGAGCGACGCGCCGAACCGGACGACACTCGCGGTCGACCACGACGTGGACGTGGCCTTCGCGGTCTGGAACGGCTCGCAGATGGAACGCTCCGGCCGGAAGTCGGTCAGCGAGTGGTACCACTATCCGCTCGGCGGCGGGCCGCAGGGGCCGCCCTACGAGTCGATTCTCTGGACCGTCGCCGGGCTGGCCATCGTCGGCGTGGCGCTGGTGACCATCGCTGCCGTCCGCAACCCCGGAGGTGGGGAGGGATGA
- a CDS encoding molecular chaperone TorD family protein yields MTSDPAVDGVADDESRPDTAEHVGDDDRLDPGAVNRQAAARGSVYALLAVLFDEPNAAVYERLAAGDLDATCRDLVAESGLDVTPPDLTVAEDHDTLCARFNDLFTIGYAEYEDRTDGSLDSEGPAVSLYETAYRPDASWTDVNLDLARAYDYFGLEVDESARDNHDFLPYQLEFAGYLARREATADPESARQQARARLDLHDRHLHVVAGGVAERMAEEAGTGIFGEVADFCARFVRADQRALADRFEGGDGG; encoded by the coding sequence ATGACGAGCGACCCAGCGGTCGACGGGGTGGCCGACGACGAGTCGCGGCCCGACACCGCCGAGCACGTCGGCGACGACGACCGACTCGACCCCGGAGCCGTGAACCGGCAGGCGGCCGCCCGCGGGAGCGTCTACGCGCTGCTCGCGGTGCTGTTCGACGAACCCAACGCGGCGGTGTACGAGCGACTCGCCGCCGGCGACCTCGACGCGACCTGTCGGGACCTCGTCGCCGAGAGCGGCCTCGACGTGACCCCGCCCGATCTGACGGTCGCGGAGGACCACGACACGCTGTGTGCGCGGTTCAACGACCTGTTCACGATCGGCTACGCCGAGTACGAGGATCGGACCGACGGGAGCCTCGACAGCGAGGGGCCGGCGGTGTCGCTGTACGAGACGGCCTACCGGCCGGACGCCTCCTGGACCGACGTGAACCTCGACCTGGCGCGGGCGTACGACTACTTCGGCCTCGAAGTCGACGAGTCTGCCCGCGACAACCACGACTTCCTCCCCTATCAACTGGAGTTCGCGGGCTACCTCGCCCGCCGGGAGGCGACGGCCGACCCCGAGTCGGCCCGTCAGCAGGCCCGTGCCCGCCTCGACCTCCACGACCGGCACCTCCACGTGGTCGCCGGTGGCGTCGCAGAGCGGATGGCCGAGGAGGCCGGCACCGGCATCTTCGGCGAGGTGGCAGACTTCTGTGCCCGGTTCGTCCGTGCCGACCAGCGGGCACTGGCCGACCGGTTCGAGGGGGGTGACGGCGGGTGA
- a CDS encoding cytochrome b, with product MSRIDRLADRATEVGTRAYDWTDQRFDLDSGREFLGKAFPAEDSFLLGEIALFCFLILILTGLFLGMFFEPSTSDVEYEGSVDRYQGEEMPEAFVSVLHITYDIPFGMFIRRMHHWAAHLFVASIGLHMLRVFFTGAYRNPREPNWVVGTGLAGLAMGAAYTGYALPFDEFAATATSIGYNLAISVPVVGDVLGKAFFGGEFPSSATIPRLYFLHVLVIPVAIAGLLGVHMAILLRQKHTEAPRDDDVPAPGEATVVESETAAESNVSGDTGDPVVGDGGVTAVGTDDHRGRSTVDRDDDSVVVGLPAFPNQAAVSAVVFFLTLATLSTLAGFLPVHNIAEYGPNNPAGTPELIMPDWFLMWVYGFLKLLPSWTSFTVPVVGIHVSAEFVGGVLMPALVFGAIAVWPFVDYHDESTHFTANPLARPWQTAVGVAAIQFVMIASIAGMNNLLGRAVGVGTEVVNPILTVALLVVPVGSGLVVYRVLRGSAADTDGDDGDTDAVADGGTPAADDRAPEVSDDG from the coding sequence ATGTCCCGGATCGACCGCCTCGCGGACCGGGCGACCGAGGTCGGCACGCGCGCCTACGACTGGACCGACCAGCGGTTCGACCTCGACTCCGGGCGGGAGTTCCTCGGGAAGGCGTTCCCCGCCGAGGACTCCTTCCTGTTGGGTGAGATCGCGCTGTTCTGTTTCCTCATCCTGATCCTGACGGGGCTGTTCCTCGGGATGTTCTTCGAACCCTCGACGAGCGACGTGGAGTACGAGGGGAGCGTCGACCGGTACCAGGGCGAGGAGATGCCCGAAGCGTTCGTGAGCGTCCTGCACATCACCTACGACATCCCGTTCGGCATGTTCATCCGGCGGATGCACCACTGGGCGGCCCACCTGTTCGTGGCCTCGATCGGGTTACACATGCTCAGGGTGTTCTTCACCGGGGCGTACCGCAACCCGCGTGAGCCGAACTGGGTGGTCGGTACCGGTCTCGCGGGGCTGGCGATGGGCGCGGCCTACACCGGCTACGCCCTCCCGTTCGACGAGTTCGCCGCGACCGCGACCAGCATCGGCTACAACCTCGCCATCTCCGTCCCGGTCGTCGGCGATGTCCTCGGGAAGGCGTTCTTCGGCGGCGAGTTCCCGTCGAGCGCGACGATCCCCCGACTGTACTTCCTGCACGTCCTCGTCATCCCGGTCGCCATCGCCGGCCTCCTGGGAGTGCACATGGCGATCCTCCTGCGGCAGAAACACACCGAAGCGCCGCGCGATGACGACGTCCCCGCGCCGGGCGAGGCGACCGTCGTAGAGTCGGAGACGGCAGCAGAGTCGAACGTCTCGGGCGACACCGGCGATCCGGTCGTCGGCGACGGCGGGGTCACAGCCGTCGGGACCGACGACCACAGGGGTCGGTCGACGGTCGACAGGGACGACGACAGCGTGGTCGTCGGCCTGCCGGCGTTCCCGAACCAGGCGGCCGTGAGTGCGGTCGTCTTCTTCCTGACGCTGGCGACGCTCTCGACGCTCGCCGGGTTCCTGCCGGTCCACAACATCGCGGAGTACGGCCCGAACAACCCGGCCGGCACGCCCGAACTCATCATGCCGGACTGGTTCCTGATGTGGGTCTACGGCTTCCTGAAGTTGCTCCCGTCGTGGACGAGTTTCACGGTGCCGGTTGTCGGCATCCACGTCTCCGCCGAGTTCGTCGGCGGCGTGCTGATGCCGGCGCTCGTCTTCGGGGCCATCGCGGTCTGGCCCTTCGTCGACTACCACGACGAGTCGACCCACTTCACCGCGAACCCGCTCGCCCGCCCGTGGCAGACCGCCGTGGGCGTCGCGGCGATCCAGTTCGTGATGATCGCCTCCATCGCGGGGATGAACAACCTGCTCGGCCGGGCAGTCGGCGTCGGCACGGAGGTCGTGAACCCGATTCTCACGGTCGCCCTGCTGGTCGTCCCGGTCGGCTCCGGCCTCGTCGTCTACCGCGTCCTGCGCGGGTCGGCCGCGGACACCGACGGCGACGACGGCGACACCGACGCGGTCGCCGACGGCGGGACTCCCGCAGCGGACGACCGCGCCCCGGAGGTGAGCGACGATGGGTGA
- a CDS encoding 4Fe-4S dicluster domain-containing protein, which produces MSADDPADEGGRRHGVGDAAASANDQQAQQQVDLADGVDHQVAMVMDLNKCIGCQTCTVACKSLWTEGGGRDYMYWNNVETKPGAGYPRDWEESGGGWKSGEHTERKPGEVPSKEDYGEAWEFNHEEVMYEGSEEPLRPEENPEWGPNWDEDQGAGEYPNSYYFYLPRICNHCTHPSCVEACPRKAIYKRAEDGIVLIDQERCRGYRYCVEGCPYKKVYYNATTKTSEKCIFCYPRKEGEGPEGETFAPACAEECPPQLRLVGFLDDEEGPIYKLVEEYEVALPLHPEYRTQPNVYYIPPFAPPQHSEDGETVDVDRIPRTYLEELFGEGVHDALDTIERERQKVNRGGESEILDLLTDTNPARKYRLEVFDDA; this is translated from the coding sequence ATGAGCGCCGACGACCCGGCCGACGAGGGTGGTCGTCGCCACGGCGTCGGGGACGCGGCGGCGTCCGCGAACGACCAGCAGGCACAGCAGCAGGTGGACCTCGCCGACGGCGTCGACCACCAGGTGGCGATGGTGATGGACCTGAACAAGTGCATCGGCTGTCAGACCTGCACGGTCGCCTGCAAGTCGCTGTGGACCGAGGGCGGCGGCCGCGACTACATGTACTGGAACAACGTCGAGACGAAACCCGGCGCGGGCTACCCCCGCGACTGGGAGGAGTCCGGCGGCGGGTGGAAGTCCGGCGAGCACACCGAGCGCAAGCCGGGGGAAGTGCCCTCGAAGGAGGACTACGGCGAGGCGTGGGAGTTCAACCACGAGGAGGTCATGTACGAGGGGAGCGAGGAGCCCCTGCGTCCCGAGGAGAACCCCGAGTGGGGACCGAACTGGGACGAAGACCAGGGCGCAGGCGAGTACCCCAACTCGTACTACTTCTACCTCCCGCGCATCTGCAACCACTGCACGCACCCCTCCTGTGTCGAGGCCTGTCCCCGGAAGGCCATCTACAAGCGCGCGGAGGACGGTATCGTGCTCATCGACCAGGAGCGCTGTCGCGGCTACCGCTACTGCGTCGAGGGCTGTCCCTACAAGAAGGTGTACTACAACGCGACGACGAAGACCTCCGAGAAGTGCATCTTCTGTTACCCGCGTAAGGAGGGTGAAGGCCCCGAGGGCGAGACGTTCGCGCCGGCCTGCGCCGAGGAGTGCCCGCCGCAACTGCGACTCGTCGGCTTCCTCGACGACGAGGAAGGACCGATCTACAAACTCGTCGAGGAGTACGAGGTTGCCCTCCCCCTGCACCCGGAGTACCGGACCCAGCCGAACGTCTACTACATCCCGCCGTTCGCGCCGCCGCAGCACTCCGAAGACGGCGAGACGGTCGACGTGGACCGCATCCCGCGCACCTACCTCGAAGAACTGTTCGGCGAGGGGGTCCACGACGCGCTGGACACCATCGAGCGCGAACGCCAGAAGGTGAACCGTGGCGGCGAGAGCGAGATCCTCGACCTGCTGACGGACACGAACCCGGCACGGAAGTACCGGCTGGAGGTGTTCGACGATGCGTAA
- a CDS encoding molybdopterin-dependent oxidoreductase, with protein sequence MSRNDTLDDAADEQHDTTAEGDETPDVGDPPGDPARGEASAADDRTFAPDTDESVSRRGFLEGLGIASVLGLGTATATEDDLFGMQGLKPVDDPIGNYPYREWEDLYREEWDWDSVARSTHSVNCTGSCSWNVYVKNGQVWREEQAGDYPRFDESVPDPNPRGCQKGACYTDYVNADERIKHPLKRVGERGEGKWKRISWDEALTEIADHVISEVQAGRYDAISGFTPIPAMSPVSFAGGSRLVNLLGGVSHSFYDWYSDLPPGQPITWGTQTDNAESADWYNADYLIAWGSNVNVTRIPDAKYFLEAGYDGTKRVGVFTDYSQTAIHTDEWVSPEPGSDTALALGMAQTIVSEDLYDEGHLKEQTDMPLLVRQDTGKFLRASEVRSVSTDADDPDWMLLMLDADGRLREAPGSLGERDGQHDDSKSIELGFDPQLDAETTVQTTDGEVRVRTVWNELRDELAQYDPETVHEETGVGRETYQRVAREFGEADAAKIIHGKGVNDWYHNDLGNRAIQLLVTLTGNLGDPGTGLDHYVGQEKIWTYEGWKDLSFPAAGGRSVPTTLWTYYHAGILDNTDPDTAERIREAIDEEWMPVYPAEREDGTRPDPSTMFVWRGNYFNQAKGNVAVEEELWPKLDLVVDVNFRMDSTAMYSDIVLPAASHYEKHDLNMTDMHSYVHPFTPAVEPLGEAKTDWAIFRELAETIQRRARERGVEPIEDREFDREIDLQTIYDDFVRDRQSGEESALVEDRAACEYILEHSEESNPADTDEQIEFADTVEQPQRLLAGGDHWTSDIEDGEPYVPWQDFVREKNPWPTVTGRQQYYVDHDWFLELGEQLPTHKEGPEGMGGDYPMEYNTPHGRWSIHSTWRDNETLLRLQRGEPVVYLHPEDAKERGIEDGDAVEVFNDLSSVELQAKLYPSSQRGTARMYFAWERFQFPDDADFNSLVPMYMKPTQLVQYPEESGEHLSFRPNYWGPTGVNSDVRVDVRKTGGDGG encoded by the coding sequence ATGAGCCGGAACGACACACTCGACGACGCCGCTGACGAACAGCACGACACGACTGCCGAGGGCGACGAGACGCCGGACGTGGGCGACCCACCCGGCGACCCGGCACGCGGCGAGGCGTCGGCTGCCGACGACCGGACGTTCGCGCCGGACACCGACGAGTCCGTCTCTCGGCGGGGGTTCCTCGAAGGCCTCGGCATCGCGTCGGTGCTCGGCCTCGGCACCGCGACCGCGACCGAGGACGATCTGTTCGGGATGCAGGGGCTCAAACCGGTGGACGACCCCATCGGCAACTACCCGTACCGCGAGTGGGAGGACCTCTACCGCGAGGAGTGGGACTGGGACTCGGTCGCCCGGTCGACCCACAGCGTCAACTGTACCGGCTCCTGCTCGTGGAACGTCTACGTCAAGAACGGGCAGGTCTGGCGCGAGGAGCAGGCCGGGGACTACCCCCGGTTCGACGAGTCGGTGCCGGACCCGAACCCCCGCGGCTGTCAGAAGGGGGCCTGCTACACCGACTACGTCAACGCCGACGAGCGCATCAAACACCCCCTCAAGCGTGTCGGCGAGCGCGGCGAGGGCAAGTGGAAGCGCATCTCGTGGGACGAGGCGCTGACGGAGATCGCCGACCACGTCATCAGCGAGGTGCAGGCCGGCCGGTACGACGCCATCTCCGGGTTCACACCGATCCCGGCGATGAGTCCGGTCTCGTTCGCCGGCGGCTCGCGGCTCGTCAACCTGCTGGGCGGCGTCTCCCACAGCTTCTACGACTGGTACTCGGACCTCCCGCCGGGCCAGCCGATCACCTGGGGGACTCAGACCGACAACGCCGAGTCGGCCGACTGGTACAACGCCGACTACCTCATCGCCTGGGGATCGAACGTCAACGTCACCCGCATCCCCGACGCGAAGTACTTCCTCGAAGCGGGCTACGACGGGACGAAGCGCGTCGGCGTCTTCACCGACTACTCCCAGACCGCCATCCACACCGACGAGTGGGTCAGCCCCGAACCGGGCAGCGACACCGCGCTCGCACTGGGGATGGCACAGACCATCGTCTCGGAGGACCTGTACGACGAGGGGCACCTGAAAGAACAGACCGACATGCCCCTGCTCGTCCGGCAGGACACCGGGAAGTTCCTCCGGGCCAGCGAGGTCAGGAGTGTGAGTACGGACGCCGACGACCCGGACTGGATGCTCCTGATGCTCGACGCGGACGGACGCCTCCGGGAGGCACCCGGGTCGCTCGGCGAACGCGACGGCCAGCACGACGACTCGAAGAGCATCGAACTCGGCTTCGATCCCCAGTTGGACGCCGAGACGACCGTCCAGACGACCGACGGCGAGGTCCGCGTCCGCACGGTGTGGAACGAACTGCGGGACGAACTCGCTCAGTACGATCCGGAGACGGTCCACGAGGAGACCGGGGTCGGCCGGGAGACCTACCAGCGGGTCGCCCGCGAGTTCGGCGAGGCCGACGCCGCGAAGATCATCCACGGGAAGGGCGTCAACGACTGGTACCACAACGACCTCGGGAACCGGGCGATCCAGTTGCTGGTGACGCTGACCGGCAACCTCGGAGACCCCGGCACCGGCCTGGACCACTACGTCGGCCAGGAGAAGATCTGGACGTACGAGGGGTGGAAGGACCTCTCGTTCCCGGCGGCGGGCGGCCGGAGCGTCCCGACGACGCTGTGGACCTACTACCACGCCGGCATCCTCGACAACACCGATCCCGACACCGCCGAGCGGATTCGAGAGGCGATCGACGAGGAGTGGATGCCGGTCTACCCCGCAGAACGCGAGGACGGCACCCGACCCGACCCCTCGACCATGTTCGTCTGGCGGGGCAACTACTTCAACCAGGCGAAGGGCAACGTCGCGGTCGAGGAGGAACTGTGGCCGAAACTCGACCTCGTCGTGGACGTGAACTTCCGGATGGACTCGACGGCGATGTACTCCGACATCGTGCTCCCGGCCGCGAGCCACTACGAGAAGCACGATCTGAACATGACGGACATGCACAGCTACGTGCACCCGTTCACCCCGGCCGTCGAACCGCTCGGGGAGGCGAAGACCGACTGGGCCATCTTCCGCGAGTTGGCGGAGACCATCCAGCGGCGTGCCCGTGAGCGCGGCGTCGAACCGATCGAGGATCGGGAGTTCGACCGCGAGATCGACCTCCAGACGATCTACGACGACTTCGTGCGCGACCGGCAGTCCGGCGAGGAGAGCGCGCTGGTCGAGGACCGCGCCGCCTGCGAGTACATCCTCGAACACTCCGAGGAGTCGAACCCCGCCGACACCGACGAGCAGATCGAGTTCGCCGACACGGTCGAGCAGCCACAGCGCCTGCTGGCCGGCGGCGACCACTGGACCTCGGACATCGAGGACGGCGAACCGTACGTCCCGTGGCAGGACTTCGTGCGCGAGAAGAACCCGTGGCCGACCGTCACGGGCCGCCAGCAGTACTACGTCGACCACGACTGGTTCCTCGAACTCGGCGAGCAGTTGCCGACCCACAAGGAGGGCCCCGAGGGGATGGGCGGCGACTACCCGATGGAGTACAACACCCCCCACGGCCGGTGGTCGATCCACTCGACGTGGCGGGACAACGAGACGCTCCTCCGTCTCCAGCGCGGGGAACCGGTCGTCTACCTCCACCCCGAGGACGCGAAAGAGCGGGGCATCGAGGACGGCGACGCGGTCGAGGTGTTCAACGACCTCTCCTCGGTCGAGTTACAGGCCAAGCTCTACCCGAGTAGTCAGCGCGGGACCGCCCGGATGTACTTCGCGTGGGAACGGTTCCAGTTCCCCGACGACGCCGACTTCAACTCGCTGGTGCCGATGTACATGAAGCCGACGCAGTTGGTGCAGTACCCCGAGGAGTCGGGCGAACACCTCTCGTTCCGGCCGAACTACTGGGGACCGACCGGCGTCAACAGCGACGTCCGTGTCGACGTGCGGAAGACGGGGGGTGACGGCGGATGA
- a CDS encoding helix-turn-helix domain-containing protein produces the protein MSSRGVRAEVVITDPSACRVVGASQGSGQIQRVTRSSVPNDGRTAVEFTATDDHGAEGVEEVFCHGDETVYRFARDASETPACACEHVETHGPPVRHLRATDGALVLSFLAGDVATVRSVVVDLREEFSGVSLRRLTRSAGPDDEEELVVVDRATLTDRQREVLETAHEMGYFEHPRSANATDVSEALDINRSTFAEHLASAQSKLLNAILDD, from the coding sequence ATGTCGTCTCGCGGCGTCCGCGCAGAGGTGGTGATCACCGATCCGAGCGCGTGCCGAGTCGTCGGTGCCTCGCAGGGGTCGGGACAGATCCAGCGGGTCACCCGGTCGTCGGTCCCCAACGACGGCCGGACCGCAGTCGAGTTCACCGCAACCGACGACCACGGGGCCGAGGGCGTCGAGGAGGTGTTCTGCCACGGCGACGAGACGGTCTACCGGTTCGCCCGCGACGCCTCGGAGACACCGGCCTGCGCCTGTGAACACGTCGAGACACACGGCCCGCCGGTCCGGCACCTCCGGGCGACCGACGGGGCCCTGGTGCTGTCGTTTCTCGCGGGCGACGTGGCGACGGTGCGGTCGGTCGTGGTCGACCTCCGCGAGGAGTTCTCGGGCGTCTCTCTCCGGCGACTGACGCGCTCTGCCGGCCCCGACGACGAGGAGGAACTCGTGGTCGTCGACCGCGCCACGCTCACCGACCGCCAGCGCGAGGTGCTGGAGACCGCCCACGAGATGGGCTACTTCGAGCATCCCCGCTCCGCGAACGCGACCGACGTCTCCGAGGCGCTCGACATCAACCGGTCGACGTTCGCGGAACACCTCGCCTCTGC
- a CDS encoding ubiquinol-cytochrome c reductase iron-sulfur subunit, whose amino-acid sequence MRRETLDTIDDCDDDCESCDDDPAGLAGAADCDDGHADRASGHADGTDGHADCSSCDGGGSHRPSILSDARAAVRRRDYAKLLATVGGMTAVGSLAAPLAGLTRVFERSYTGPIYSDGVYLVDGEGNRLTESALSEGEKLTVFPEPRPGIEKAPTLLVRHAEDAYGGGTKAEFTVAGYAAYSKVCTHAGCMVSNEEGGTLVCPCHFGKFDPTQGASVVGGPPSRALPQLPITLSSDGYLVATGDFDGPVGPGGE is encoded by the coding sequence ATGCGACGCGAGACACTGGACACGATCGACGACTGTGACGACGACTGTGAGTCGTGCGACGACGACCCGGCCGGACTCGCCGGTGCCGCCGACTGCGACGACGGACACGCAGATCGTGCCAGCGGGCACGCGGACGGCACCGACGGGCACGCCGACTGCAGTTCGTGTGACGGCGGCGGGAGCCACCGACCGAGCATCCTCTCGGACGCGCGGGCCGCGGTCCGGCGGCGCGACTACGCGAAACTGCTCGCCACCGTCGGTGGGATGACGGCGGTCGGCAGTCTGGCCGCGCCGCTGGCGGGACTGACGCGCGTCTTCGAGCGGTCGTACACCGGGCCGATCTACTCCGACGGCGTCTACCTCGTGGACGGCGAGGGGAACCGACTCACCGAGTCGGCGCTCTCGGAGGGGGAGAAGCTGACCGTCTTCCCGGAACCGCGACCGGGCATCGAGAAAGCGCCGACACTACTGGTCCGGCACGCCGAGGACGCCTACGGCGGCGGCACGAAAGCCGAGTTCACCGTCGCGGGGTACGCGGCGTACTCGAAGGTCTGTACGCACGCGGGGTGTATGGTCTCGAACGAGGAGGGCGGGACGCTGGTCTGTCCGTGTCACTTCGGGAAGTTCGACCCGACACAGGGGGCGTCGGTCGTCGGCGGCCCGCCGTCACGCGCCCTGCCGCAACTGCCGATCACGCTCTCCTCGGACGGCTATCTCGTCGCCACCGGCGACTTCGACGGCCCGGTCGGGCCGGGGGGTGAGTGA